The following are from one region of the Camelus ferus isolate YT-003-E chromosome 13, BCGSAC_Cfer_1.0, whole genome shotgun sequence genome:
- the CAMK2N1 gene encoding calcium/calmodulin-dependent protein kinase II inhibitor 1 — protein sequence MSEVLPYGDEKLSPYGDGGDVGQIFSCRLQDTNNFFGSGQNKRPPKLGQIGRSKRVVIEDDRIDDVLKNMTDKAPPGV from the exons ATGTCGGAGGTGCTGCCCTACGGCGACGAGAAGCTGAGCCCCTACGGCGACGGCGGCGACGTGGGCCAGATCTTCTCCTGCCGCCTGCAGGACACCAACAACTTCTTCGGCTCCGGGCAGAATAAGCGGCCGCCCAAGCTGGGCCAGATCGGCCGAAGCAAGCGGG TTGTTATTGAAGATGATAGGATTGATGACGTGCTGAAAAATATGACAGACAAGGCACCTCCTGGTGTCTAA
- the MUL1 gene encoding mitochondrial ubiquitin ligase activator of NFKB 1, whose protein sequence is MESGGRPSLGQFILLGTSSVVTAVLYSVYRQKAQVAQELKGAKRIHLGEDLKSILLEAPGKCVPYAVIEGAVRSVKETLNSQFVENCKGVIQRLTLQEHKMVWNRTTHLWNDCSKIIHQRTNTVPFDLVPHEDGVDVAVRVLKPLDSLDLGLETVYEKFHPSIQSFTDVIGHYISGERPKGIQETEEMLKVGATLTGVGELVLDNNSVRLQPPKQGMQYYLSGQDFDSLLQRQESSVRLWKILMLGFGVVTCATLFFILRKQYLQRQERLRLKQMEEEFREHEARLLSQAKPEDRESLKSTCVVCLSNVRSCVFLECGHVCSCAECYRTLPEPRRCPICRQEIARVIPLYNS, encoded by the exons ATGGAGAGCGGAGGGCGGCCCTCGCTGGGCCAGTTCATCCTCCTGGGCACCAGCTCTGTCGTCACCGCCGTTCTGTACTCCGTGTACCGGCAGAAGGCCCAGGTCGCCCAAGAGCTCAAG GGTGCTAAAAGAATCCACCTGGGTGAAGACTTAAAGAGTATTCTTTTGGAAGCTCCAGGAAAATGTGTGCCTTATGCTGTTATTGAAG GCGCTGTTCGATCTGTTAAAGAAACACTTAACAGCCAGTTTGTGGAAAATTGCAAGGGTGTGATTCAGCGTCTGACGCTGCAGGAGCACAAGATGGTGTGGAATCGGACAACCCACCTTTG GAACGACTGTTCAAAGATCATTCACCAAAGGACCAACACGGTGCCCTTTGACCTGGTGCCCCACGAGGACGGCGTTGATGTGGCCGTGCGGGTGCTGAAGCCCCTGGACTCGCTGGACCTGGGCCTGGAGACTGTGTACGAGAAGTTCCACCCCTCCATCCAGTCCTTCACGGATGTCATCGGCCACTACATCAGCGGTGAGCGGCCCAAAGGCATCCAGGAGACCGAGGAGATGCTGAAGGTGGGGGCCACCCTCACAGGCGTGGGCGAGCTGGTCCTGGACAACAACTCCGTCCGCCTGCAGCCCCCCAAGCAGGGCATGCAGTACTATCTGAGCGGCCAGGACTTTGACAGCCTGCTGCAGAGGCAGGAGTCGAGCGTCAGACTCTGGAAGATCCTGATGCTGGGCTTTGGCGTTGTCACGTGTGCCACCCTCTTCTTCATCCTCCGAAAGCAGTATCTGCAGCGGCAGGAGCGGCTGCGCCTCAAGCAGATGGAGGAGGAGTTCCGGGAGCACGAGGCCCGGCTGCTGAGCCAGGCCAAGCCCGAGGACAGGGAGAGTCTGAAGAGCACCTGTGTCGTGTGCCTGAGCAACGTCCGGTCGTGCGTCTTTCTGGAGTGCGGGCACGTCTGTTCCTGCGCCGAGTGCTACCGCACCCTGCCGGAGCCCAGGCGGTGCCCCATTTGCAGACAGGAGATCGCCCGGGTGATTCCCTTGTACAACAGCTAA